From a single Acidobacteriota bacterium genomic region:
- a CDS encoding DUF3455 domain-containing protein: protein MNKMKIVSVVGLVVLLAASGFAINPIQDTRVSSDIAPPSLPAPVCSGLQVQAGNEVAFHAYALGVQIYRWNGAGWGFVAPEATLYASPNYRGKVGTHYAGPTWESNSGSNVVAQRLAGCSVDSTAVDWLLLQAVSTDGPGVFNGTTYVQRVNTVGGKAPVTPGAFIGAEARVPYTAEYFFYKATN, encoded by the coding sequence ATGAATAAAATGAAAATCGTCTCTGTTGTCGGACTGGTCGTTCTGCTCGCCGCGAGCGGATTTGCCATCAACCCGATTCAGGATACACGCGTGAGCAGCGACATCGCTCCACCGAGTTTGCCCGCGCCGGTTTGCAGCGGCCTGCAAGTACAGGCGGGAAATGAAGTCGCCTTTCATGCCTATGCCTTGGGCGTTCAGATTTATAGATGGAATGGGGCGGGTTGGGGATTTGTGGCGCCCGAAGCCACTTTGTATGCAAGCCCCAATTACCGAGGAAAAGTCGGCACGCATTACGCCGGGCCTACCTGGGAAAGCAACAGCGGCAGCAATGTTGTCGCACAGCGGCTGGCCGGTTGCTCCGTGGATTCGACCGCCGTGGATTGGTTGCTGCTGCAAGCGGTTTCGACCGATGGGCCGGGCGTTTTCAACGGAACGACTTATGTCCAGCGAGTGAACACCGTAGGCGGAAAAGCGCCCGTCACGCCCGGCGCATTCATCGGCGCTGAAGCCAGAGTTCCTTACACAGCGGAGTATTTCTTTTACAAAGCAACAAACTGA